The genomic window aaaaaaaaatatgtagctgtaaaaacaaaaatgaagaagaataaagaaacaagataagtttattttggtggaaaaaaattgaaattcatgtatatgaggagtcttccaaaagtttgtgaaaaatgcatactatgaaataacttcaaaatttttataccaaaatgagcttatttttaattctatttccataaactttttggaatACCCTCACTATAGAACATTGTAGAACATAAAGCAAGCAACTATTCCAGTGTTGATGGAATAAATTTTTACTGTAGGAAAAAATGACATGTAATTATAAATCAAAGACGTTAATAAAATCCTGTAATCCTAAATGTGAGTTGAAAAATAAGTGTGATTTCATTATatgtttttactttaaaaaaatgaaagaagtattTTCTATCtctaatacattaaaaaaaaaaaaaagcctcaaaacAATGCCCAACCCATACAATTAAGTCATCTACTTAGTCCCTAAACTATCATCTCTAAATACCATTTCTGAGGAATCAGGACTTCTTACTTGGATAACTGAATCCATGAACTGGACAAAAATATACAAGGTGAGGCTTAACACCTAGAGGAGGAAGCTATCaaagatggccagagctgtttgTGAGGGATTCAGGGGCATCTGAGCACCTGCGTAAACTCCCTTTTGTACAACTAGAGAATCAGTGAGAGTAATAAATACAGTGGATTGAAATTCATCCAAATTATTAAAACTATTCATGAATACATAACAGAAACAAAGAACATGCATTTCTCACCCTTGAGGATCCTATAGAACCAATTGATTATTCTGAAAACTGGTAACTAAAGGAAAAGGATCAAACCCATAACCTTccttttttgttcttaaatttttctttattgattgaTATCGCTAATgcatattctgggaggcagcaggtgacggctcaagtactctagtccctgccacacatgtgggagacactttgatggagttcctggcttctgagttGGCCAGacccagctctgattgttgtgaatatttggggagtgagccagccaaaggaagatctctatctgtctctttctctgccttgtgcctttcaaataaaccaaataaaatttttaaatgacctAAAACAATGATCATCAATCAGCATGTAAAAATTATAGCAAGAGATAATAACTAGATATATCTCCTGACAGAATTACACAACAGTAGTAGAATACTCTTGATGGAACAAAgatataagcctcagccattctcttTCATTGCCCAGaagatagataaacattggaatgtattccttgcccttgaatctcaactgggtctcacactctattgccttcataccccacccctcatggccacctgaaagaccagttccaggaattccctttcacctgctgccccctaccctggGGGTCGAggccttctgccacatgttccATCATGTGCACATGGGCAGTTGGTCACTTACCTctacgaatttattttctctgaataaattcagtctggctatAAATTTGTACattgcctcctctctattctgtgcctcttcctAAGATTtatggtgccccgtgtgaggaggaccaatctgcaactcttttcctaacactcttgacccaaaaaaataaaacaaaagaaaaaagcctCACAAATGAGATCCTACCTGCAAATCAAACTGTCAGTCCACAAGAAATTCACAGGTAGAGGATCCTGTTAAAAGCCACCATGAAAGTAGAGTCAGAAATAGCTAAACTGTGGATAAATTACCTAATCTTATCAACAAATAAATTATGAGGAAAAATTAGGCGGTTGGGAGTTTCAcattaaaacattgaaaaaataacaaaagaatatGTGTGCTCACTTTGGGATTTTAATttgaacaaacaataaaaaatatattagatgATGGGGGAAATTTGGATAGTTGACTGGAAAGttaatattaagaaattattGTTAGTATCTTTAGGTGTGCTAATGGTAAGGTGgttatatttttaaactgtatcaGAAATGCAtactgaaatataaataaaatactaggaTACTTGGAGTTGACTTTGAAATAGAAGAAAGGGtaaaaaaattaatcagaatAAAAGGTTATAGGTAACACAAGATAGATCATGAGTTAATAATTATTGAATCCAAGTGATGCATATTAGATTTGTTACACTGTTCTCGCTACTATCTAAGTTTTAAGTTTCataatgaaaaaagaataaattttgtttaaatgtaTGTATCACTTTCTTTCTATGTCAGTCTTATGTGCATCATTAAAAATAACTCTCCCATCTTTCACTTTTCCAAACTTCCTGActatttagcatttatttttatatatttttctgtaaGTGCCTGTATTAATACTAAGTATTGACATTTGTTCCCTCTAGAAATTCTGTGAAGGCAGAAATTATGTTTTTTAGTGCTTCTCTAAATATTTCCATAGGCTCATCTAATGTTTAATTGGTCatcatatatgagggtacttcaaaaagttcatggaaagtagaattaaataattttatttttggttcagaaaagtttgaaatccatggatactTGTATTCAATGATCATGGGTGGTAATGTCTTCTATGTTAGGCTAAGTGCAATATCAATAAATTTTCAACTTGTCAGTAAAGAACCTGTGATTTGAAACAAGAAACTTATTTTGTTACTATTCTAGATTTACTTGAATGAGCCCAAATGAGTCTGACATTACTGTATCTTTATTATTCAGAAACCAACTTTGATCCAGCTGAATGGGGGGCTAAGGTTGATGACCGCTTCTATAACAACCATGCGTTCCAGGTATAGTTCTATGAAGCTACTGGATTTGGCTGTTTATTCTGCCTGTCCACAAAACAGACTTTTAGAGTCTCCCCAGAATTGTAAGGACTGTGTGAGGTATGACAAATAACCTATTCAAACTGTTTAATTGTGCCATTTTTCTCATGAGGAATTATTTTCTAAGGTCTCTGAATCACACACAGATAATTAGCTCAAGTTTAAAGATGACACTTGGCTCAAATTTAAAGATTATCAACAGAAGAAAGGtgcttgaaaaatataaaataattatgcatcatttattcaaattttattgAGCTTAGCAGTAGCAGGTACTCAACAAATCCCTGTTGAATTAATcaatgatattttataaaataaaacactattACTCCaatatttcattatcatttacATGTTACAAAACATTGATTGGAATTAAAGATGGTGATAGTATCAGGTTTTCTCTGTAAAGTTAACTTCTTCAGAGACtgaacctgtctctctctgaagCAACCTATCCAAGACAGACTTTCTCAACCAAGgttcctcaaaataaataaataaataaataagccttaaaccAAGTTAAGCCCTAAACTGTCACAGGTGGGGAATCAGTGGCTTACTTTTTATCTAGAATGAGTCTAATTCCATGCCACCCTTGGGAGAATTGAGAAAATAGACACTCAAAGCATTCTCTGTGTTCTGTGGTTCGAATGAGGAAGGTTGCTTGGGAAAGGCTGTGTGGAATCAGTATCACTTGCATCAACTGCAAacttgaaagaaatttaaaagcttgggccctgctccaggCCTGCAGATCAGTTACATTTTAACAAGATTCCTAAAGTTAATTGGAAGGGACATTAAAATTTgagaatgtcgctccccctcttcgcggaggaacaacacaggaccctgcactgttcttttgtctgctcggaccttcccgggtttgctgctggtccttcccgggttggctgccgacccctccacctccgtggaggggcggttccccctgccactttccccacttccgcgggggagcggcacaccgccagccggctctctcggctctctcgggggctgctcagatgttatccggatattcctggtgcatgttgtctctctcctcctttatagtcctcttccaccaatcccaactctgctacccacacgccgagcatgctgctctcctccaatcaggagcaggatcaactcctacagcttatcaaactgatgaggcagctgcgtagttgtttgctcctccccagcgccatattgtgggagagcagatgcatagaataagtcttaattccagtaacttagtctagtctcagttgctccccacagagaacaCTAGACAAGTGAGATGATACCATTAGCCAAGCTACCTAAAAGGTCAGGTGTTGGTAGATCCTCTAATACAGTTAGGGAGTTTCCTGAAGAAGTAGCTGTGACTTATTTCATGAGTTCAAAAGTGAAGTAAGTTCTATCCATTTGTGCCTACAGATATAGGGGTGATCTGTTTATTTTACTGTATTCTCTATgttcatgttttatttctcttgtgtTTCATTGAAATCAAAGGAATAATGTAGAAAAATTTTTCAACCATTCTGTCGCATAAACAtttcaggcattttttttaaattctaaaagcTTTGTTTGATTAGCTTATATATCcttaaatttctgttttatatgTTAACAAGGCTCTTCCCATGTGTGATGAATTAGTGATGCCTCTATTTTGGAAGAAGACTTCAATAGTCATGTCAAATAGGCATagctgattttttgttttatatttaaatcacTTCCTAAAGCAgaaattacttctttttaaaaaaagtatttatttatttgaaagtcagagttacacagagagaagagaggcagagagagagagagagagaggtcttccatccaatggttcactcccaattggctgcaatggccagagctgcacagatccgaaaccaggagccaggagcttcttcaggtctcccacctgggtacagggacccaaggacttgggccgtcttgtactgctttcccaggccacagaagagagctggattagaagcagagcagccgagaattgaaccggcccccatatgggatgttggcactgcaggcagtggctttacccgctatgccacagtgccagccccagaaatttcttctttgacctaGTTTTAAATTCATAAACTTCATTAAAAAGTCAGTGTCGGACGGTTAGCCAGCAGTTAAAATATTCATGTCCTAAATCGAAGCACCTGAGTTCAGTACCCATCTCCAGTGTCAGACTTTTAcatcctgctaacacagaccttgGAAGCAatggtgaaggctcaagtaatcagATTCTTGCCACTCAGggtggagacttggattgaattcctggctctcagtgtcggcacagaagattaagccatcgcttgtagtgccagcatcccatatgggcgcatgttagagtcccagctgctccacttccaatccagctccctgctgatgctcctgggaaagcagcagcagatggcccaagtccttgttccaCTCCCACCCACAtttggagatccagaggaagctcctggcttcagcctggcccaagacctggctgttgtggctacttgggtagtaaaccagcagatggaagatctctctctctctctctctctctagatctctgcctttcaaacaaacaaacaaacaaacaaaaaaaaaaaaaaaaaaaaaaaaaaacctcctggctctcagctgtaGCTAGCCCAGTCCCAACAATTGCAGACATTTCGGatgtgagccagaggatgggatGAGATCatttgctctctcgctctctctctctctctctctctctcttgttctttctgtctcatctgcctctcaatttttttaaatttttttaaagatttatttatttatttgaaaggcagagttacagagaagcagaggcagagagagagagaaggagagggagagagagagagagtatatgtCTTCCacccatcccctgattcactccccagatggctacaatggccggagctgcactgatccgaagccaggaaccaggagccaggaacttcttctgggtctcccatgtgggtgcaggggcccaagtactagggccatcctccactgctttcctaggccatagcagagagctgaatcggaagtggagcagcagggacttgaaccggtgcccatatgggatgcccagcactgcaggcagcggctttacccattacaccaatagtgccagccctcaaatatttttttaaagtcaactcAACTTCATACTATGAAGCAAAAtggcatttgttttatttctactttaGAAACTATTGGCACCGCCTTTTTATACTTTGCTCAGGATTCATTACAGCATCTTAACAACATTTAGTATAAGActggtttgtttttaataaaacaatggCAAATACATTGCAAAAGCAGAAGATCAAACATTTTAACcaatttctttgtctttgatGTTTGTTTATACATGCTCCCttgagaattttcattttttttttcatattccagTGTACTTCTGTTGTTAAAAGATAAACTTGATTCCCTCTACTTCTCAGTTTTAATATTTAGTTACCCATAAGCATTTTGTTGAAAGACTTTTATATTTTGGAAACATTGCCTATTtggccctctcccttctctctaggAGCATGAATCTGAGAAATGTGAAGCTGAAGAAAAGTCTCAATctgtgacagaggaagagacaccagTCCTGACCATAGTATGTACTATTTTCCATGTATATTGGATTCCCAAGAATGATATTACATAGCTTAAAATTATACCCTAAGTATGTGAGTAAATCTATTATGTATATTGTTAAGCTATATTGCTTTCAAGATAAGTAACATCCGTGATAAACTATCTGGTTAATCATTTTCATCCATGCCTCTTGCAAAGggaaacacattcttctcattaagAATAAAATCATTTCCAAGACTGTCAGTGGGTAGAAAATCTCCCTGTGGAGAAAGGTAGACAGAACTCACAGCCCCAGTCATGATCCTTGAGATTCAGCTTCCACCTTTGGAATTTTTCACTAATGGACACTGCCACCACCATACACTGGCAAAGGCTCAGAGCTAACAAAAGGAAAATCACAGAGAATTACATATAGCCAAAAGAAAAGGCTTTATGCAATGCAACTCATTCATCTTCCATGCATACCCTCTACACAAATGTCTGTCTTCCTGATAACCTACATCCTAGCAATTCAGACATGGGAAGTTCATCTTCAAAAGTATCTATTCAAAGGTGTGCTGGAGCCAACTCTCAAGAGACAATTGTTGGCATCTCCAACCACCTTCATGTTAAGTAACATCATTTTAATAATCTGAAATCAGCCACTTAAGGAGTATTAGGGCCATGTCAAACATCACAaatctgggcttttttttttttttaaatcttctggAGAATCAGTTGTTAAACATTTATCAGCACATCATGGTTGTGTGTGTTCTTCATAGTCCAAACTCAAGGATCACACCTAGTGAGAAAGGACTTACTCTCTGCAAGGTCAAAGGCCAAATTCCTGAGTTCTTTTTTATGTCTTAATGTCACAGTTAGTTATCCAATAATTGACACCCAAAATGAACATTCCCCTCAAGGAATACCTTGTTTCCCACCCAGTGAAGCATGGTTTCTCCTCACGGCACTTACAAATTATTCCAGAATTATATCAATACAACCCAATAAGCCTAATATAGGACCAAGATGTAATGGGGAatcaaagaagaaggaaggaagtgtGATTGCCTTGTGTCTTTCACAGGTGCCTGTATGTAGGTTTTCATGAGTTTGAGTTGGGATCTGTTGATTTCTAATTTGAGCATAATTTATTTGCCCATTTTGGGGCATCATCTCAGAGGGTTTTATggcattctgttttccattttaaagttTAAGAGCCCAGTTGGCCTTACTGTTTGTAATATGGTCCATCAATAAGAGATTAAGtaaataaaccaaaatatatCAGTACAATGGAATACAATATTGTCACAAAAAAAGGATAAGCAGAATTATGTGCAgaataataacataaaaaagaaagccaagatATACTGTTACatggaaaaatatagaaattttgaaaggatatatatttataaatatatcattattataggttaaatatatatatattagaatatatatcTTAGAAAAGGATTTGGGAAGGTAGAGAACATTTACTGCCAGtaacacaaattttttaaatgcatatgtagtattatttttataatttaaaaagataataatagcCATGTATCTATTCAATAATACACTTAAGAGCCATGCATTTCACTGTCtgtacctattttttaaaaaaaaaaaaagctatatgaTAAAGTTCAAAGTTCAGCTAGCAGTGTTACATCCAACACTACTGAACTAAATCTGGAACTCTCTTTGGCACTCCACTTTAAAAGTATGATTTTGGTTAGCCAATCATTTGGAAATTAGGAGATAATTTTAAGCCATTTTATGTAATCATGATTATTTTGAAACAGTATATTTACTAATCTTCTTAACATTTTTACCATGCTTCAGGGATTCTTACTGGTTTCCCCCCAAAAATGTTACCACTCAGGAAACTATTAAATAGGGATTATTTTGGGCAAAAAAAGAAGTTGGCaatgatattttatttcagagacatATTAAAGAGTGACAAAACAAAATGCTTGCTATTTTGGCATTCACCATTTGGTGCATATACAATGTGTCAATATATAAAATTCCCTTAGGAAGCAGCAGCTTCCAGATAGTTGCATCcctaaatttattaaatttatgcatttattttttttttgcacagtttCACATCTTGTATTTCCCACATGCTTTGGCTGAGTTCTCTCTATatagtacatttatttttatgtcatcAAAATGTGGAATATTTAAGAAGCCTCTTACTTTTTCTCCTCTCAATGAAGGACTCTGAAGACGATAAAGATAAAGAGGAGATGGCTGCTCTCAAAATCCAAGCGGCCTTCCGGGGACACTTAGCCAGAGAAGATGTAAAAAAAATTCGAACCAACAAAGCTGAAGAGGAAACAGAGGAAAACAATTGAGGGCACTGGCTTtaccccacacacacctgcaaaaaaaaaaaaaaaaaaaaaaatggaaaaacagctGAATCCATCAATCCTGTTCTGATTGTCAGTTTTTTCCTTAGTAAGGGAATTTTGGTGTTACAAAATAGCATTAGTTGCTGTTGTGAAAATCTGTCATGAGCATTTGTTTAATAAACATGCCATTGATACCTGCCACTGAAGAGTTCTTTGAGTCATCAGTACTGTTTATACTCTTCCCAAGTCTATGTAGAGAGACCTTTGGATTTAGAGTTACAGAACTGGGGTatgagggttttttaaaaagatttattttattttatttatctgaaagacagttacagagagaggtagagacagagagagagaggtcttctatccactggttctctccccagatggccgcaatggccagagctgtgccgatcgatctgaagccaggagccaggagcttcttctgggtctcccacatgggtgcaggggcccaagaacccgggccatcttctactgctttcccaggccatagcagagagctggatcagaagaggaacagctaggtatcgaaccagtgcccatatgggatgccggtgccgcaagcagaggattaacccactgcaccacagcgccggccccagggtaTGAGTTTTTATAGATTCACAGGTTACGATATCTAACCACCACCTAATGAGTAAATCCTCCCTATCACACATCTGAAATGGTTCTTTAGCTGCTGTTTCATTCCTAGTGATGAAGAATTTCACTGTCTTTCAAGGGTAGTCTATTTAACTTCACGAATACTTGaattattagaaaaatagaaaggcTTGGTAGTTTTCATTTGTTGTACATACTCTaatcatttattgaaaacataCTGAGCACCATTCATGTGCTAGGAATTAGTAGTGAATATTTGTTCTTACGTTCCTGCAGCTTACACTCTATTTTGTCTTGCTCTTCAAATCCAcacaaaacaagacaaataacaataccacatttaaaaaaagaaccaaaaggtATCATAATTTCCAaagtctcttttttaaattatttatttacttatttgagaagcagagacagaggccaACCCTCTTCTgttaggttcactccccagtgggcagAGCCAgtaagtggcaggaacttaatcacctgagccatcaccactgcctcctgtggtcaacattagcaggaaaccggagtcaagagctggagccagacaaggaacccaggcactccacttctccacgcccatgtgggacacagactTCCCAATCTGTGactaactgctagaccaaacatcTCTCCCCGCTCACCAAGTCCCTTTAATGTGCAAGTGGTGATACCTGTTTCACAAACTaaggggcctttttttttttctttcaatgaaTCATTCAAGTCCCAGggctttatttttagaaagtttagTTTCTCCTTTTTAAGGCCTCCTTACCGTTTATTGTCTAATAAACTAAGAGTTCATGAAATGGAGCAAAAGGTATAGTTCCCTCCCCCAGTAAAATAGGGAGAAAGTAGTCTTACTGTTAATAAAATGGTGCAGCcttatctgtggtgccatctaTGCCCCAGATGCCATCTTGGGCTATAGCCTGCTGGTGCCATTGCTGGAaaccaggtgaccacatggcccaaccacaggtgtcagctccactcccCTCCTAtgccctcaccctccctccctccccaccgcaCCCCACCCGCCTTGGGCTTCCTCCACTGACAAGAAACCTTTCCTCTAattctggtgtttggtgtgttttgtggtg from Oryctolagus cuniculus chromosome 1, mOryCun1.1, whole genome shotgun sequence includes these protein-coding regions:
- the SPA17 gene encoding sperm surface protein Sp17: MSIPFSNTHYRIPQGFGNLLEGLTREILREQPDNIPAFAAAYFENLLEKREKTNFDPAEWGAKVDDRFYNNHAFQEHESEKCEAEEKSQSVTEEETPVLTIDSEDDKDKEEMAALKIQAAFRGHLAREDVKKIRTNKAEEETEENN